In one window of Lewinella sp. 4G2 DNA:
- a CDS encoding gliding motility-associated C-terminal domain-containing protein encodes MRFVFCVLAVFFSIGLQAQGFSITTEVTDATCSANGRVDITVTGGSGSFQYDLTGDCGPDFQSLDEAFFTSLPPCTYLLSVTDRVSSMTATATVVVGSANELLSVATEFSGCDAVVSIEGGLPPYNVSYTNDGANEVDTMLSASLTIGEIGDARIDGTVIDDCGNSRRFTLDGRTTAVSRIGIDQEADSIRVTFQGGVGPFTYVLTSTLGSFTSATGRFPYEEVGCSASVSIRGACPNAERVEDITLESRVGLNCVNYEEGTATVFVDPPGVQPYTFTVEAAGQTITSNSTRISGIPAGATSLMVTATDGCGEEIPGAVNTTPLRIITPEALDACNANELSILAGRTCAGDNKYPIEITCESCPGSPSLSQTEDGQILTFMAGTDVGNYVISFEDGCGDRQRCTDSILLEVVPACDSLIANVIQLFTCENGSISRSPIQDPSFVYQLRDATGSIVEASNTTGRFTNLSDGDYTVEVTGACLTTSSDVTLGVDLPIDPTIILDPTYAAQTNGSCGVRYGVEVEQSEGPYELVSLDDPSLQFYLNDFDQSACPNFNVPLLLPPGDYRLVSLSRCGEKLFTLPDLVEDRINNIDVVSTCPGATEIDVDALLRTSREWREYFADLGFRSLIRGNEGDYLFVNGRRYFGGSITNLAPGEYEVVVGLGFGQIECGIDTATVTIPAYEPVSLAVSGNYICEDGGASPLQIQPQNGNGPYSLRRIDCANTSSIISTQSLVAGDIAMVDTEGVGTYCFVVEDNCGITSDFQVEVRNLADQVRFAYDCSPAVILLADTLDGVFTWLDAEGAPVGVGNQVSVPPATEDRTFTLEVLTDICTLTAEVEVPGRAILPELAIDASDDVVQCGDDPVTVTASVDANSTLQWEGQAINEDQLSVTEPGSYRITATNDLACAVTDSVLVVRVVKPNPSIGFSELVCPGTPARFGIETTPGEMASWMPTNELTDSITVTEENNYVVTVENEAGCIGQDSILFVPPLPIEFSATPDSVSCFGQEDGALIVDGNGGTGTLTYTLVGEGRNLEAPALDLSAGTYTLMVRDENGCGRDTTITIGTPDSTALDVGPDVYAVFGDEVFLNLFNNLDSVIAISLSPLILDAELTDETIRFRGTESVDLLVTLLDTRGCPASDSVRIIVDRQLKLYAPTAFSPNGDGVNDRFTLQGTSDVATISSLRVFDRWGSQVFSATDVAPNDLGAGWDGNGPDRRPLNPATFVWQAEVVFFDGSERVFSGAVSLLR; translated from the coding sequence ATGCGGTTTGTTTTCTGTGTGTTGGCTGTATTTTTCTCCATTGGCCTTCAGGCTCAGGGGTTTAGCATTACGACGGAGGTTACGGATGCCACTTGTAGCGCCAACGGCCGGGTGGACATCACCGTGACCGGTGGGAGTGGTTCCTTTCAGTACGATCTGACGGGTGATTGCGGACCTGATTTTCAATCCTTGGACGAGGCCTTCTTTACTTCACTTCCCCCGTGTACCTACCTGCTAAGTGTAACTGATAGAGTATCCAGCATGACTGCGACCGCTACGGTTGTGGTAGGCAGTGCGAATGAGTTGCTTTCGGTAGCCACGGAATTCTCGGGCTGTGATGCGGTCGTATCGATCGAAGGTGGTTTGCCGCCCTACAACGTTTCCTACACTAATGATGGTGCTAACGAAGTTGATACCATGCTTTCCGCGTCACTTACAATTGGTGAGATTGGCGATGCGCGCATCGATGGTACCGTAATTGACGATTGCGGTAACTCCCGCCGGTTTACTCTAGACGGCAGAACTACGGCTGTCAGCCGGATCGGCATTGACCAAGAGGCGGATAGCATCCGCGTGACCTTTCAGGGTGGGGTAGGGCCGTTCACTTACGTCCTCACGAGTACCCTGGGCAGCTTTACAAGCGCCACTGGAAGGTTTCCCTACGAGGAGGTAGGTTGTTCGGCATCCGTTTCAATTCGGGGCGCCTGCCCTAATGCCGAAAGAGTTGAAGACATTACGCTGGAAAGCCGCGTTGGATTGAACTGCGTCAACTACGAGGAGGGCACCGCTACGGTATTTGTGGACCCACCCGGTGTACAGCCCTATACCTTTACCGTGGAGGCGGCGGGGCAGACAATTACCTCTAACTCTACCAGAATAAGCGGCATACCGGCGGGAGCAACCTCACTGATGGTAACGGCCACCGACGGTTGTGGAGAGGAGATACCGGGCGCCGTAAATACTACACCGCTACGCATCATCACACCGGAAGCGTTGGACGCCTGTAACGCGAATGAGCTTTCTATCCTTGCAGGAAGGACTTGCGCGGGGGATAATAAATACCCCATCGAGATCACCTGTGAGAGTTGCCCGGGTAGCCCCTCGCTCAGCCAGACTGAAGACGGGCAGATCCTCACTTTTATGGCGGGTACGGATGTCGGTAACTACGTGATCAGTTTTGAGGATGGTTGCGGCGATCGGCAACGTTGTACCGATTCCATTTTGCTGGAAGTCGTCCCTGCCTGCGACTCCCTCATCGCGAATGTTATCCAACTTTTTACCTGTGAGAACGGCTCCATCAGCCGTTCGCCCATCCAGGATCCATCCTTTGTTTATCAACTCAGGGACGCCACCGGTAGTATCGTTGAGGCAAGTAATACGACGGGGCGGTTCACAAATTTGAGTGACGGTGATTACACCGTGGAAGTAACCGGAGCCTGTTTAACCACAAGCAGTGACGTAACATTAGGAGTAGACCTTCCAATTGATCCAACCATCATTTTGGACCCTACGTACGCAGCTCAAACCAATGGAAGCTGCGGCGTACGCTACGGAGTAGAAGTGGAGCAATCAGAGGGGCCGTACGAACTGGTAAGCCTTGATGATCCATCGCTTCAGTTTTACTTGAATGACTTCGACCAGAGTGCCTGCCCCAACTTCAACGTTCCGCTGTTACTGCCTCCGGGAGATTACCGGCTGGTTTCTCTGAGTCGCTGTGGGGAAAAGCTGTTTACGCTGCCGGACCTCGTGGAAGATCGGATCAACAACATTGACGTCGTCTCTACTTGCCCCGGCGCTACGGAAATAGACGTCGACGCGCTGCTGCGAACGAGCCGGGAATGGCGCGAATACTTTGCCGATTTAGGCTTTCGCAGTCTGATCCGGGGCAACGAGGGGGATTACCTATTCGTCAATGGCCGCCGGTATTTTGGGGGAAGTATTACCAACCTGGCCCCCGGCGAGTACGAAGTGGTGGTTGGGCTAGGGTTCGGCCAAATTGAATGTGGCATCGATACGGCTACGGTGACGATTCCCGCCTACGAGCCCGTCAGCCTGGCCGTCAGTGGCAACTACATCTGCGAGGACGGAGGTGCATCACCTCTGCAAATACAGCCCCAAAATGGTAATGGGCCCTACTCTCTGCGGCGGATAGATTGTGCAAATACTTCCTCGATCATCAGTACTCAGTCATTAGTGGCGGGAGACATTGCCATGGTAGATACCGAAGGCGTAGGCACCTACTGCTTCGTGGTGGAAGACAACTGCGGCATTACCTCCGACTTCCAGGTAGAAGTGCGCAACCTAGCCGATCAGGTGCGGTTCGCGTATGATTGTTCCCCCGCGGTCATTTTACTTGCGGATACACTGGACGGCGTATTTACGTGGCTCGACGCGGAAGGGGCGCCCGTCGGGGTAGGCAACCAAGTTAGCGTTCCGCCAGCGACCGAAGACCGCACCTTCACCCTCGAAGTCCTCACCGATATCTGTACGCTAACCGCCGAAGTAGAAGTGCCAGGCCGGGCCATCCTCCCAGAATTAGCGATTGATGCTAGTGATGACGTCGTACAGTGTGGAGACGATCCGGTAACCGTCACCGCATCGGTGGATGCCAACTCTACGCTACAATGGGAGGGGCAAGCGATCAACGAAGACCAACTCTCGGTGACCGAGCCAGGTAGCTACCGCATTACCGCCACCAACGACTTGGCCTGTGCAGTGACTGACAGCGTCCTGGTGGTCCGGGTAGTAAAACCCAACCCAAGTATTGGCTTTAGCGAACTGGTTTGTCCCGGCACGCCGGCAAGGTTCGGCATCGAAACAACTCCCGGTGAAATGGCTAGCTGGATGCCAACGAATGAGTTGACGGATTCCATCACCGTAACGGAGGAGAATAATTACGTGGTGACCGTTGAGAACGAAGCGGGTTGCATCGGTCAGGATTCTATCCTTTTTGTCCCACCGCTACCCATCGAGTTTAGTGCTACCCCGGACTCCGTAAGCTGCTTCGGCCAGGAAGACGGTGCCCTTATCGTTGACGGGAATGGCGGAACCGGCACGCTCACCTACACGCTCGTAGGTGAAGGCCGCAATCTCGAAGCCCCCGCTCTCGACTTATCCGCCGGAACCTATACGCTGATGGTTCGCGACGAAAATGGCTGTGGACGGGATACTACCATCACAATCGGTACGCCAGATAGTACCGCCTTAGACGTTGGACCAGACGTTTACGCGGTCTTTGGTGACGAGGTATTCCTCAACCTGTTCAACAATCTGGATTCCGTAATCGCCATTTCGCTCTCGCCCCTAATCCTTGACGCGGAACTCACCGACGAAACCATTCGCTTTCGCGGAACGGAGAGCGTCGATTTGCTCGTTACCCTACTCGATACCCGGGGCTGCCCCGCATCGGACTCCGTCCGCATCATCGTGGATCGTCAGCTCAAGTTGTACGCTCCTACGGCCTTCTCCCCGAACGGGGATGGTGTCAACGACCGGTTCACTTTGCAAGGAACGTCCGACGTAGCTACGATCTCCAGCTTGCGCGTCTTTGACCGTTGGGGCTCGCAGGTGTTTTCAGCTACGGATGTGGCGCCTAACGACCTTGGGGCGGGATGGGATGGCAATGGTCCTGACCGCCGACCCCTCAATCCCGCCACATTTGTCTGGCAGGCGGAGGTTGTTTTCTTTGATGGATCCGAGCGGGTATTCAGCGGAGCGGTTAGCTTGTTGCGGTAG
- a CDS encoding cell division protein FtsQ/DivIB → MAKQKQKLPLPYRLVMGIKSYGWIFITLAIAVIAMSAIGTREASHVQTVAPVVMPLPDGSALVTPEQLLEKLSASFTKPLSALSLADIDIKRVEDVLENQAFVADADAFVDDDLQLNIIVTQQVPLLRVIAENGQNYYLDENGLRMPLSENYTARVPVVTGNIVLWSDDFMEDSDNQLYQLVQFARHIRADEFLNALVEQVYVNTAGEWVLAPKVGDQIIHLGRYHEMTTVERLERLKTFYREGVPYEGWRKYKSFDLRYNDQVVARKN, encoded by the coding sequence ATGGCTAAGCAGAAGCAAAAGCTCCCCCTGCCTTACCGGTTGGTGATGGGCATAAAAAGTTATGGGTGGATATTCATCACCCTGGCCATTGCCGTCATTGCGATGTCGGCCATCGGAACCCGCGAAGCCTCCCACGTACAAACGGTGGCCCCCGTCGTGATGCCATTACCCGATGGTAGTGCGCTCGTCACGCCCGAACAATTATTGGAAAAATTGTCCGCCAGTTTCACCAAACCGTTGAGCGCTCTTTCACTAGCGGACATTGACATCAAGCGGGTAGAAGATGTATTGGAAAACCAGGCTTTCGTCGCCGATGCGGATGCTTTCGTGGATGATGATTTGCAGTTAAATATCATCGTCACCCAACAAGTACCCCTCCTACGGGTCATTGCGGAAAACGGACAGAATTACTACCTGGATGAGAATGGTTTGCGGATGCCACTAAGTGAAAACTACACCGCCCGCGTCCCGGTCGTTACGGGCAACATCGTTTTGTGGTCGGACGACTTTATGGAGGATTCTGATAACCAACTTTACCAATTGGTACAATTTGCCCGCCACATTCGGGCCGATGAATTCCTCAACGCACTCGTCGAACAGGTTTACGTAAACACCGCCGGAGAATGGGTGCTGGCCCCCAAAGTAGGCGACCAAATTATTCACCTCGGCCGCTACCACGAAATGACTACCGTTGAGCGTCTCGAACGCCTGAAAACTTTCTACCGGGAGGGCGTGCCCTACGAAGGATGGCGCAAGTACAAAAGCTTCGATCTACGTTACAACGATCAGGTGGTAGCCCGGAAAAACTAA
- the ftsZ gene encoding cell division protein FtsZ: MTIDFPQGEAPIIKVIGVGGGGSNAVNHMYEQGIIGVDFAICNTDHQALEQSPVPTLMHLGPNLTEGRGAGSKPNVGKAACEESIEEVKKYLNNNCRMLFVTAGMGGGTGTGAAPIIAKTAREMGILTVGIVTLPFTFEGRRRATNGMEGLKELKDNVDTLIVVSNDKLRQIHGNLSLKDAFSKADNILTTAAKGIAEIITVPGYVNVDFEDVNTVMRDSGVAIMGTAMAEGDDRARQAVDQALHSPLLEDNDIRGAEHILLNITSGKREVTMDEIFEITEFVQEEAGYGTDLIWGNCFDESLGDSLSVTVIATGFGGRKTLSSASGTERKVVHLDDAATEEPAQTRVTLEDITNEADPVGYTRDTKTTTFEFENLDEAKARLRPRSRNEERSFTSSFLRDEEEARREAQRREMEARDEERRAALRNRTELPKLSNPNVVVEMEKQPAYLRRNVQLDDVTVSDATEMSRWSIGEDETMPLRGGNRYFQDNVD; this comes from the coding sequence ATGACTATCGATTTCCCTCAGGGCGAAGCGCCCATCATCAAAGTAATCGGTGTAGGTGGCGGTGGCTCTAACGCCGTGAACCACATGTACGAACAAGGTATCATTGGCGTCGATTTCGCCATCTGTAATACCGACCACCAGGCCCTCGAACAGAGCCCGGTGCCCACCCTCATGCACCTCGGCCCAAACCTGACCGAAGGACGCGGAGCCGGCTCCAAGCCCAACGTTGGCAAGGCCGCCTGCGAAGAGAGCATTGAAGAGGTAAAGAAATACCTGAATAACAATTGCCGGATGCTCTTCGTCACCGCCGGAATGGGTGGTGGTACCGGTACCGGCGCGGCGCCCATCATCGCCAAGACCGCCCGTGAAATGGGCATCCTGACGGTGGGTATCGTAACCCTCCCCTTCACCTTTGAAGGCCGCCGCCGCGCGACCAACGGAATGGAAGGACTGAAAGAATTGAAGGATAACGTCGACACGCTGATTGTCGTCAGCAACGACAAACTACGCCAAATCCACGGCAACCTGAGTCTGAAGGATGCCTTCTCAAAGGCGGATAACATCCTGACGACCGCCGCGAAAGGTATCGCCGAGATCATCACCGTTCCCGGTTACGTAAACGTTGACTTCGAAGACGTCAACACGGTAATGCGCGACAGTGGAGTAGCCATCATGGGCACTGCAATGGCGGAAGGCGACGACCGCGCCCGCCAAGCAGTGGACCAAGCCCTACACAGCCCACTGCTCGAGGATAACGACATCCGTGGTGCTGAGCACATCCTGTTGAACATTACCTCCGGTAAGCGGGAAGTGACGATGGATGAGATCTTTGAGATCACTGAATTCGTCCAGGAAGAAGCTGGCTACGGAACGGACCTTATCTGGGGTAACTGTTTCGACGAAAGCCTCGGTGATAGCTTGAGCGTGACCGTAATTGCTACCGGTTTTGGTGGTCGCAAGACCCTCAGCTCCGCCAGCGGAACTGAGCGCAAAGTGGTGCACCTGGACGATGCTGCAACCGAAGAGCCAGCACAAACTCGGGTAACGTTAGAGGACATCACTAATGAAGCTGACCCCGTCGGCTACACCCGTGATACTAAGACGACTACTTTCGAATTTGAGAACCTGGACGAAGCAAAGGCACGTCTGCGCCCCCGCTCCCGTAACGAAGAACGTAGCTTCACCAGCAGCTTTCTGCGCGACGAGGAAGAAGCGCGCCGTGAAGCCCAACGACGGGAAATGGAAGCTCGCGACGAGGAACGCCGCGCTGCGCTCCGCAACCGGACGGAACTACCCAAGCTGAGCAACCCCAACGTAGTCGTTGAAATGGAAAAGCAGCCTGCTTACCTCCGCCGTAACGTACAGTTGGACGACGTGACCGTTTCTGACGCCACCGAAATGAGCCGCTGGAGCATTGGCGAAGACGAAACCATGCCGCTACGTGGTGGCAACCGGTACTTCCAGGACAACGTGGACTAA
- the murC gene encoding UDP-N-acetylmuramate--L-alanine ligase, with protein sequence MIALQDITEVYFIGIGGIGMSAVARYFNENDVRVTGYDKTATTLTSALEEEGMAIHFGEANVGLVPQPHPGLLVVFTPAIPNDFAELELVRNGDYILLKRSEILGIISRGMECVAIAGTHGKTTTTTITTHLMSEAGLEPNAFLGGISRNFNTNFIGGDSDYVVVEADEYDRSFLQLDPSVAVILSADPDHLDIYGDHATMMEDGFRAFARRVRSGGQLLVRHEIADQFADIDQVLFSTFGIGTGDFSAQNIHVKNGAFHFDLHEPDGHIVPELRTELPGRHNVENAVAACAVTRLCGGAEADIRRGLKSFRGIGRRFDKVYDDGELIIIDDYAHHPTELNAAIDAARELFPGKKISGVFQPHLFSRTQDFAPGFAESLDQLDEAILIPIYPARELPMPGVTSRLIFDRMKSDNKRLLTDRKMVTWAKELRSGVLLLLGAGDIQVLIGEITEYHKNRNKNG encoded by the coding sequence ATGATTGCGCTACAGGACATTACTGAAGTTTACTTCATTGGTATCGGTGGTATCGGTATGAGCGCGGTAGCCAGGTACTTTAATGAAAACGACGTGCGCGTTACCGGTTACGACAAAACGGCAACCACCCTTACTTCAGCGTTAGAGGAGGAGGGAATGGCTATCCATTTCGGTGAGGCCAACGTGGGTTTGGTTCCCCAACCGCACCCAGGTTTACTGGTTGTATTTACTCCCGCCATACCCAACGATTTTGCGGAGTTGGAACTGGTACGGAACGGGGATTACATTTTATTAAAGCGCTCGGAGATTCTGGGCATCATCAGCCGGGGAATGGAATGCGTTGCCATTGCCGGTACCCACGGCAAGACTACAACTACCACGATCACTACTCATCTCATGAGTGAGGCGGGGCTTGAACCCAACGCCTTCTTGGGTGGAATCAGCAGAAATTTCAATACCAATTTCATTGGTGGAGATAGCGACTACGTGGTAGTGGAAGCAGATGAGTACGACCGCAGCTTCTTGCAGCTGGACCCATCCGTGGCCGTCATCCTTTCGGCGGACCCCGACCACCTCGATATTTACGGTGACCACGCCACGATGATGGAAGATGGGTTCCGCGCTTTCGCCCGCCGCGTACGGTCGGGTGGCCAATTACTGGTGCGCCACGAAATCGCCGACCAATTTGCCGATATTGACCAGGTTTTGTTCAGCACCTTTGGTATTGGGACGGGTGATTTTTCCGCTCAGAATATTCACGTAAAAAATGGCGCCTTCCACTTCGATCTTCACGAACCGGATGGCCACATCGTACCTGAATTACGGACGGAACTTCCCGGCCGGCACAACGTCGAAAATGCGGTGGCAGCTTGTGCAGTGACCCGACTTTGTGGAGGGGCCGAAGCAGATATCCGCCGGGGGCTCAAAAGCTTCCGGGGAATTGGCCGCCGCTTTGACAAAGTATATGACGACGGTGAATTAATCATCATTGATGATTACGCTCATCACCCTACGGAATTAAATGCCGCAATCGACGCGGCCCGAGAATTATTTCCTGGCAAAAAAATCAGTGGTGTATTTCAACCACATCTATTTTCCCGTACCCAGGATTTTGCTCCCGGTTTTGCGGAGTCTTTAGATCAATTGGATGAGGCCATCCTAATTCCAATCTACCCCGCCCGGGAGCTTCCCATGCCTGGTGTAACGAGCCGCCTCATTTTTGATCGAATGAAAAGCGATAACAAGCGACTGCTGACCGATCGCAAAATGGTCACCTGGGCGAAGGAACTTCGCAGCGGCGTCCTGCTGTTGCTCGGTGCGGGCGATATCCAGGTACTGATTGGCGAGATCACCGAATACCATAAAAATCGAAACAAAAATGGCTAA
- a CDS encoding cryptochrome/deoxyribodipyrimidine photo-lyase family protein, whose amino-acid sequence MATHAIYWLKRDFRLADNPALTAAISGYDTVTPLFILEPSALVAAETSVFHVHAQCDAFNGLTRHLRERQNGEAQLGFSHREVIETLDLLYAAKPFTALVSHFETGNNRTYDRDKAVSKWCQERGVTWEEHQQTGVLRGPVDRDKRHKDWEQFYRGELLPIPDLQNVKILDEYKLLLALPAPVKTQKLTQTLPVDKWMPKVELFGDAHDGPLVPEHFNFALSQVQRQYVQPVSEQSAETTLRSFHRERALDYSKGMSSPNTAFYRCSRLSVHLAWGTISGRTVYQRTQTYYESLKDSDLENAGTWRKNLRSFLSRLHWRDHFSQRLETEVEMEHRPLNPNFWDLQLENSDELFQAWITGRTGFVMVDACIRCMAVTGYINFRMRAMLTSTAAHMLHLDFRRIDKPMAQLYTDYEPGIHLAQLQMQAGMVGINTLRTYSPEKQFTDHDPDAEFVHRWIPELRDYTAKEIAKRDLTVGLGEYPPAVVDRTERVKAYRKIIGDLKFQPGGREITEKVFAKHGSRKGPRKPRKKKVAKATATS is encoded by the coding sequence ATGGCAACTCACGCAATTTACTGGCTCAAACGCGACTTCCGCCTGGCGGATAATCCTGCACTTACCGCGGCCATTTCTGGCTACGACACGGTCACTCCCCTCTTCATTCTTGAACCCTCCGCGTTGGTGGCGGCCGAAACGAGTGTCTTCCACGTCCACGCCCAGTGCGACGCGTTTAACGGCTTAACCCGGCACCTGCGTGAGCGCCAAAATGGTGAAGCGCAGTTGGGTTTTAGCCATCGGGAAGTTATTGAAACGCTCGATCTACTCTACGCAGCCAAGCCGTTTACGGCCCTCGTCAGCCACTTCGAAACGGGCAATAATCGGACCTATGATCGCGATAAGGCCGTCAGTAAATGGTGCCAAGAAAGGGGCGTCACTTGGGAGGAACACCAGCAAACGGGCGTCTTACGCGGCCCCGTAGATCGGGATAAGCGGCATAAGGACTGGGAGCAATTCTACCGTGGTGAACTGCTCCCAATTCCAGATCTTCAAAACGTGAAAATTCTGGATGAGTACAAATTATTACTTGCCCTTCCGGCGCCCGTCAAGACGCAAAAATTAACTCAGACCTTACCAGTTGATAAATGGATGCCCAAAGTTGAACTGTTTGGGGATGCGCACGACGGGCCACTCGTACCCGAGCACTTCAATTTTGCGCTGTCGCAGGTGCAACGTCAGTACGTGCAACCGGTATCGGAACAGAGCGCGGAGACCACCCTCCGAAGTTTTCACCGGGAGCGAGCGCTGGACTACTCTAAGGGGATGTCCAGCCCCAATACCGCCTTCTACCGCTGTAGCCGACTGAGTGTCCATCTGGCCTGGGGAACGATCTCCGGGCGGACCGTCTACCAACGGACGCAGACTTACTACGAATCCCTAAAGGACAGCGACTTGGAGAATGCGGGGACGTGGCGCAAAAACCTCCGCTCCTTCCTCAGCCGCCTGCACTGGCGCGACCACTTCAGCCAGCGCCTGGAAACGGAGGTGGAGATGGAGCACCGGCCACTCAACCCCAATTTCTGGGACCTCCAACTAGAGAACAGCGACGAACTTTTCCAAGCCTGGATCACCGGCCGCACCGGTTTCGTGATGGTCGATGCCTGCATCCGCTGCATGGCCGTGACGGGCTACATCAATTTCCGAATGCGCGCCATGCTGACGAGCACCGCCGCCCACATGCTCCACCTGGACTTCCGGAGGATCGACAAACCAATGGCCCAGCTCTACACGGATTACGAACCCGGTATCCACCTCGCCCAACTGCAAATGCAGGCTGGCATGGTAGGGATTAATACCCTCCGCACGTACAGCCCCGAAAAGCAATTTACCGACCACGACCCCGACGCCGAATTTGTGCACCGGTGGATCCCCGAACTCCGTGATTACACGGCCAAAGAAATTGCCAAACGCGACCTAACGGTTGGCTTAGGGGAGTACCCGCCGGCAGTGGTCGACCGCACCGAACGTGTAAAGGCTTACCGCAAAATCATTGGTGACCTCAAATTTCAGCCCGGCGGACGCGAGATCACCGAAAAGGTATTCGCCAAACACGGAAGCCGCAAGGGGCCACGTAAACCCCGCAAAAAGAAGGTGGCCAAGGCTACCGCAACAAGCTAA
- the ftsA gene encoding cell division protein FtsA, with translation MSDTTQQQIIAALDIGTTKVCALVGKRDEHGQLEILGTGKVQSEGVMRGVVNNIEKTITAIKDACDLARRSSGVDFDVVHVGIAGQHIKSLQHRGMLVRDNAREEISQRDIDRLISDMHKLVLPPGDKILHVIPQEYTVDMEQGIVDPIGMSGSRLEANFHIITGQTMASNNINRCVERADLEMASVTLEPIASAASVLYKDEKQAGVALVDIGGGTTDITIYKDGIIRHTAVIPFGGNVFTSDIKQGCTVMYDQAEKLKIVYGRAVPNEVQENRLIVIPGLRGRDPKEISERNLSRIIMARGEEILDHVQWEIRRAGFNQHDLIGGIVLTGGGSLLKDLDKLTEIQTGMSARLGTPVEHLTHGYQEKLTSPVYATGLGLLLQGFSDIDAGRIEPVLSRRKEKEAAAKAAAEAAALRVQEDNNMKERQAAQAKLLELQRQREAEAATNSGQSGWLNNMFKKTKEWFEAEPDADL, from the coding sequence ATGTCTGATACCACTCAACAACAAATTATTGCTGCGCTAGATATTGGCACCACCAAGGTCTGCGCACTCGTCGGAAAACGCGACGAGCACGGCCAACTGGAAATCCTGGGGACGGGAAAAGTACAGTCCGAAGGCGTCATGCGCGGCGTCGTCAACAACATCGAAAAAACGATTACCGCAATCAAAGATGCGTGTGATTTAGCCCGTCGGTCAAGTGGGGTAGACTTTGATGTCGTCCACGTCGGTATTGCCGGCCAACACATCAAAAGTTTGCAGCACCGCGGTATGCTCGTGCGGGATAACGCCCGGGAGGAGATCAGCCAGCGCGACATTGACCGGCTCATCAGCGACATGCATAAGTTGGTATTGCCCCCCGGTGATAAGATTCTTCACGTGATTCCGCAGGAATACACCGTTGATATGGAGCAAGGCATCGTGGACCCGATCGGTATGTCCGGTAGCCGCCTCGAAGCGAACTTTCACATCATTACGGGCCAGACAATGGCTAGTAATAACATCAACCGTTGCGTGGAGCGCGCTGATCTTGAAATGGCGAGCGTTACCCTCGAACCCATTGCCAGCGCCGCATCCGTACTGTACAAAGACGAAAAGCAAGCGGGCGTTGCCCTCGTAGATATTGGCGGAGGCACCACCGACATCACCATTTACAAGGATGGTATCATTCGCCACACGGCGGTCATTCCATTCGGTGGCAACGTCTTTACCAGTGACATCAAGCAGGGCTGCACCGTCATGTACGATCAGGCAGAAAAACTGAAGATCGTTTACGGCCGTGCCGTCCCCAACGAGGTGCAGGAGAATCGTCTCATCGTAATTCCCGGATTGCGTGGTCGTGATCCCAAAGAAATCAGCGAAAGAAACTTATCCCGCATCATTATGGCGCGGGGAGAAGAGATTTTGGATCACGTACAGTGGGAGATCCGCCGGGCTGGGTTCAATCAGCACGACTTGATCGGAGGCATCGTTTTGACGGGCGGTGGATCCTTACTTAAGGACCTCGATAAGCTTACTGAGATCCAAACCGGAATGTCCGCCCGCCTCGGCACTCCCGTAGAGCACCTGACGCACGGATACCAGGAAAAACTGACCAGCCCTGTTTACGCTACCGGCCTCGGTCTTTTACTCCAGGGATTCAGCGATATTGATGCTGGCCGCATCGAACCAGTCCTATCCCGCCGCAAGGAAAAGGAGGCTGCCGCTAAAGCCGCTGCCGAAGCCGCTGCTCTCCGTGTCCAGGAGGACAACAACATGAAGGAACGCCAGGCAGCTCAGGCAAAATTGTTGGAACTCCAACGCCAGCGCGAAGCCGAAGCTGCTACCAATTCCGGACAGAGTGGCTGGTTGAACAATATGTTCAAAAAGACCAAGGAATGGTTCGAAGCGGAGCCGGACGCCGATCTTTAA